In Electrophorus electricus isolate fEleEle1 chromosome 12, fEleEle1.pri, whole genome shotgun sequence, a single window of DNA contains:
- the stx3a gene encoding syntaxin-3a isoform X2, with protein MKDRLEQLKATCDHDDEDVEIAVDNPAFMDEFFGQIEDIKISIDKIDENVAEVKKLYSVILSAPTSDQKTQDDLEALTNDIKKMANNARNKLKTIERNLEADEEQRVSADMRIRKSQHAVLSRKFVDVMTKYNEAQVDFREKSKGRIQRQLEITGKATTDEELEEMLEGGNAAVFTAGIVDLGISKQALNEIESRHKDIVRLEGSIKELHDMFVDIAMLVESQGDIVDNIEVNVSKAVDHVAVAKAETKKAVRYQSKARKKVLIIVCVVLVILAIIALILGLSLGLKK; from the exons ATGAAGGACCGCTTGGAGCAGTTGAAGGCG ACATGTGATCATGACGATGAAGATGTTGAGATTGCTGTGGATAATCCTGCCTTCATGGACGAGTTCTTTGGCCAG ATTGAAGATATCAAAATCAGCATTGATAAGATTGATGAAAATGTTGCTGAAGTGAAGAAACTTTACTCAGTTATTCTGTCTGCACCAACATCTGATCAGA AAACACAAGATGACTTGGAGGCCCTTACTAATGACATTAAGAAAATGGCCAACAACGCTCGAAACAAGCTGAAGA CCATTGAAAGGAATCTTGAGGCAGATGAGGAGCAGAGAGTGTCAGCTGACATGAGGATACGCAAATCACAG CATGCTGTTCTATCTAGAAAGTTTGTGGATGTGATGACAAAATACAACGAGGCTCAGGTGGActtcagagagaagagcaaagGACGCATCCAGAGGCAGTTAGAGATCA CTGGGAAAGCCACAACTGATGAGGAGCTAGAAGAGAtgttggagggagggaatgCAGCTGTTTTCACTGCAGGG ATTGTAGATTTGGGGATCTCCAAGCAGGCACTAAATGAAATTGAGTCACGGCACAAAGACATTGTGCGTCTGGAGGGAAGCATCAAGGAGCTGCATGACATGTTCGTAGACATCGCCATGCTCGTGGAGAGTCAG GGTGACATAGTTGATAATATAGAGGTGAATGTATCAAAAGCAGTGGATCATGTTGCAGTGGCAAAGGCTGAAACCAAGAAAGCAGTCAGGTATCAGAGCAAAGCACGGAAG aaaGTTTTAATTATCGTGTGTGTAGTATTGGTGATTCTTGCCATTATTGCTTTGATATTAGGTCTGTCTTTAGGacttaaaaagtaa
- the stx3a gene encoding syntaxin-3a isoform X3, which translates to MKDRLEQLKATCDHDDEDVEIAVDNPAFMDEFFGQIEDIKISIDKIDENVAEVKKLYSVILSAPTSDQKTQDDLEALTNDIKKMANNARNKLKTIERNLEADEEQRVSADMRIRKSQHAVLSRKFVDVMTKYNEAQVDFREKSKGRIQRQLEITGKATTDEELEEMLEGGNAAVFTAGIVDLGISKQALNEIESRHKDIVRLEGSIKELHDMFVDIAMLVESQGDIVDNIEVNVSKAVDHVAVAKAETKKAVRYQSKARKKIIILGVVCLVVVVIIIIIILTQTL; encoded by the exons ATGAAGGACCGCTTGGAGCAGTTGAAGGCG ACATGTGATCATGACGATGAAGATGTTGAGATTGCTGTGGATAATCCTGCCTTCATGGACGAGTTCTTTGGCCAG ATTGAAGATATCAAAATCAGCATTGATAAGATTGATGAAAATGTTGCTGAAGTGAAGAAACTTTACTCAGTTATTCTGTCTGCACCAACATCTGATCAGA AAACACAAGATGACTTGGAGGCCCTTACTAATGACATTAAGAAAATGGCCAACAACGCTCGAAACAAGCTGAAGA CCATTGAAAGGAATCTTGAGGCAGATGAGGAGCAGAGAGTGTCAGCTGACATGAGGATACGCAAATCACAG CATGCTGTTCTATCTAGAAAGTTTGTGGATGTGATGACAAAATACAACGAGGCTCAGGTGGActtcagagagaagagcaaagGACGCATCCAGAGGCAGTTAGAGATCA CTGGGAAAGCCACAACTGATGAGGAGCTAGAAGAGAtgttggagggagggaatgCAGCTGTTTTCACTGCAGGG ATTGTAGATTTGGGGATCTCCAAGCAGGCACTAAATGAAATTGAGTCACGGCACAAAGACATTGTGCGTCTGGAGGGAAGCATCAAGGAGCTGCATGACATGTTCGTAGACATCGCCATGCTCGTGGAGAGTCAG GGTGACATAGTTGATAATATAGAGGTGAATGTATCAAAAGCAGTGGATCATGTTGCAGTGGCAAAGGCTGAAACCAAGAAAGCAGTCAGGTATCAGAGCAAAGCACGGAAG AAAATTATCAtattgggtgtggtgtgtcttGTGGTTGTGgttatcatcattatcatcatcctcacacagacactctga
- the stx3a gene encoding syntaxin-3a isoform X4, whose translation MKDRLEQLKATCDHDDEDVEIAVDNPAFMDEFFGQIEDIKISIDKIDENVAEVKKLYSVILSAPTSDQKTQDDLEALTNDIKKMANNARNKLKTIERNLEADEEQRVSADMRIRKSQHAVLSRKFVDVMTKYNEAQVDFREKSKGRIQRQLEITGKATTDEELEEMLEGGNAAVFTAGIVDLGISKQALNEIESRHKDIVRLEGSIKELHDMFVDIAMLVESQGGMIDRIESNMDQSVGFVERAVADTKKAAKFQQETRRKKMMIMLCCVILGIVVFSYLYSFFS comes from the exons ATGAAGGACCGCTTGGAGCAGTTGAAGGCG ACATGTGATCATGACGATGAAGATGTTGAGATTGCTGTGGATAATCCTGCCTTCATGGACGAGTTCTTTGGCCAG ATTGAAGATATCAAAATCAGCATTGATAAGATTGATGAAAATGTTGCTGAAGTGAAGAAACTTTACTCAGTTATTCTGTCTGCACCAACATCTGATCAGA AAACACAAGATGACTTGGAGGCCCTTACTAATGACATTAAGAAAATGGCCAACAACGCTCGAAACAAGCTGAAGA CCATTGAAAGGAATCTTGAGGCAGATGAGGAGCAGAGAGTGTCAGCTGACATGAGGATACGCAAATCACAG CATGCTGTTCTATCTAGAAAGTTTGTGGATGTGATGACAAAATACAACGAGGCTCAGGTGGActtcagagagaagagcaaagGACGCATCCAGAGGCAGTTAGAGATCA CTGGGAAAGCCACAACTGATGAGGAGCTAGAAGAGAtgttggagggagggaatgCAGCTGTTTTCACTGCAGGG ATTGTAGATTTGGGGATCTCCAAGCAGGCACTAAATGAAATTGAGTCACGGCACAAAGACATTGTGCGTCTGGAGGGAAGCATCAAGGAGCTGCATGACATGTTCGTAGACATCGCCATGCTCGTGGAGAGTCAG GGTGGCATGATTGACAGGATCGAGAGCAACATGGACCAATCGGTGGGCTTTGTGGAGAGGGCAGTGGCTGACACTAAAAAAGCTGCCAAATTTCAGCAGGAGACACGGCGT AAGAAAATGATGATAATGTTGTGTTGTGTCATTCTGGGGATAGTTGTCTTTTCCTATTTATACAGCTTCTTCTCATAA
- the stx3a gene encoding syntaxin-3a isoform X1, translating to MKDRLEQLKATCDHDDEDVEIAVDNPAFMDEFFGQIEDIKISIDKIDENVAEVKKLYSVILSAPTSDQKTQDDLEALTNDIKKMANNARNKLKTIERNLEADEEQRVSADMRIRKSQHAVLSRKFVDVMTKYNEAQVDFREKSKGRIQRQLEITGKATTDEELEEMLEGGNAAVFTAGIVDLGISKQALNEIESRHKDIVRLEGSIKELHDMFVDIAMLVESQGDIVDNIEVNVSKAVDHVAVAKAETKKAVRYQSKARKAPRKPTRRNPLTQLVSSATVSSCGVLPLKYLLVLFCSFNITLTSPHLPT from the exons ATGAAGGACCGCTTGGAGCAGTTGAAGGCG ACATGTGATCATGACGATGAAGATGTTGAGATTGCTGTGGATAATCCTGCCTTCATGGACGAGTTCTTTGGCCAG ATTGAAGATATCAAAATCAGCATTGATAAGATTGATGAAAATGTTGCTGAAGTGAAGAAACTTTACTCAGTTATTCTGTCTGCACCAACATCTGATCAGA AAACACAAGATGACTTGGAGGCCCTTACTAATGACATTAAGAAAATGGCCAACAACGCTCGAAACAAGCTGAAGA CCATTGAAAGGAATCTTGAGGCAGATGAGGAGCAGAGAGTGTCAGCTGACATGAGGATACGCAAATCACAG CATGCTGTTCTATCTAGAAAGTTTGTGGATGTGATGACAAAATACAACGAGGCTCAGGTGGActtcagagagaagagcaaagGACGCATCCAGAGGCAGTTAGAGATCA CTGGGAAAGCCACAACTGATGAGGAGCTAGAAGAGAtgttggagggagggaatgCAGCTGTTTTCACTGCAGGG ATTGTAGATTTGGGGATCTCCAAGCAGGCACTAAATGAAATTGAGTCACGGCACAAAGACATTGTGCGTCTGGAGGGAAGCATCAAGGAGCTGCATGACATGTTCGTAGACATCGCCATGCTCGTGGAGAGTCAG GGTGACATAGTTGATAATATAGAGGTGAATGTATCAAAAGCAGTGGATCATGTTGCAGTGGCAAAGGCTGAAACCAAGAAAGCAGTCAGGTATCAGAGCAAAGCACGGAAG GCTCCCAGAAAGCCCACCAGAAGGAACCCTTTGACTCAGCTTGTTTCATCAGCCACTGTCTCCTCCTGTGGGGTTTTGCCTTTGAAATATCTTCTAGTTTTGTTCTGCAGCTTTAACATCACCCTTACATCTCCCCATCTTCCAACATGA